From Paenibacillus sp. V4I7, one genomic window encodes:
- a CDS encoding aminoglycoside phosphotransferase family protein — protein sequence MESNIKPKLIDSDMERIIHQAFGSRVVETKELTDGWANSAYAIITSDDREVILKAAPFKGTKMMRYEANLMRTEVEALRLFDNSGTLPVPKVLAHDDTCTLINAEYFIMERLSGVPYNKIKETLSQEEKDAIEFELGVYSRLIHEVQGEKFGYFLQQESWNDSWAEAFQQMIRGVLADGRDVGVELPAGDAVIESEIERHLDALHEVVQPRLVHWDLWDGNVFVEHGKITGLIDFERALWGDPLMEVYFGRFNRSVGFSRGYGLAVATRNQQRRRVMYDFYLDLILWIECTFRQYENKDHANWARNNLAEGWEHLLAIGRN from the coding sequence ATGGAAAGTAATATTAAACCCAAGCTGATAGACAGCGATATGGAACGAATTATTCACCAAGCCTTCGGAAGCCGGGTCGTCGAAACGAAAGAATTAACGGATGGGTGGGCAAACAGCGCATACGCGATTATCACAAGCGACGACCGCGAGGTAATCCTAAAAGCAGCGCCGTTCAAGGGAACAAAAATGATGCGTTATGAGGCAAACTTGATGCGCACCGAAGTCGAGGCGCTACGCTTGTTTGACAACAGCGGCACACTGCCTGTGCCTAAGGTGCTCGCACACGACGATACATGCACCTTGATTAATGCGGAGTACTTTATTATGGAGCGGCTTTCGGGAGTTCCTTACAACAAAATTAAGGAGACGCTTTCCCAGGAAGAGAAGGACGCGATCGAATTTGAGCTTGGCGTCTATAGCCGCTTGATCCATGAAGTGCAAGGGGAGAAATTCGGATATTTTCTGCAGCAAGAATCGTGGAATGACTCCTGGGCGGAAGCGTTTCAACAGATGATCCGGGGCGTGCTGGCTGATGGCAGAGATGTCGGAGTCGAGCTGCCTGCGGGCGATGCGGTTATCGAATCGGAAATCGAACGGCATCTGGATGCTTTGCACGAAGTCGTACAGCCCCGTCTCGTGCATTGGGATTTATGGGATGGGAATGTGTTTGTCGAGCATGGGAAAATAACAGGGTTGATCGATTTCGAAAGAGCGCTTTGGGGCGACCCGCTGATGGAGGTTTATTTCGGCCGCTTCAACCGATCCGTTGGGTTCTCAAGGGGCTATGGGCTTGCCGTTGCAACCCGAAATCAGCAGCGGCGCAGAGTGATGTACGATTTTTATCTGGATCTGATCTTATGGATTGAATGTACCTTCCGGCAATATGAAAATAAAGACCACGCGAATTGGGCCCGCAACAATCTTGCGGAAGGCTGGGAACATCTCCTCGCGATCGGCCGAAATTAA
- a CDS encoding SGNH/GDSL hydrolase family protein — translation MNLRRQTILFQGDSITDGNRDRNEDPNHILGHGYAFIIASKLGFELARNQPHFINRGVSGNRVSDLYARWDEDAISLKPDLISILIGVNDAWRILSGCPGDRFERAYRHLLAETKEMLPSAGLVLCEPFILKVGCTEEKWEEWRKRIDDYGRTVRQLAEEYDAVFVPLQGAFDKASSGMDAAYWIWDGVHPTAVGHELIAREWLSIVQNSPLAIS, via the coding sequence ATGAACCTAAGACGACAAACGATTTTGTTTCAAGGCGATTCCATAACCGATGGCAACCGGGACCGCAACGAGGATCCCAATCACATTTTGGGACACGGATACGCTTTTATCATTGCTAGCAAGCTCGGCTTCGAATTGGCCCGCAACCAACCGCATTTCATCAACCGGGGTGTCAGCGGCAACCGGGTTTCGGATTTATACGCCCGCTGGGACGAGGATGCAATCAGCTTAAAGCCGGATCTGATCAGTATTCTGATCGGCGTCAACGACGCCTGGCGGATCCTGTCGGGTTGTCCAGGCGACCGTTTCGAAAGAGCGTACCGGCATTTGCTGGCGGAAACGAAGGAGATGCTGCCTTCCGCAGGATTAGTGTTGTGCGAGCCGTTTATATTGAAAGTCGGGTGTACAGAGGAAAAATGGGAGGAGTGGCGAAAACGGATCGATGACTACGGCCGTACCGTTCGCCAGTTGGCCGAGGAATACGATGCAGTATTCGTTCCATTACAGGGGGCGTTCGACAAGGCCTCGTCCGGCATGGATGCCGCCTATTGGATATGGGACGGCGTTCACCCGACGGCGGTCGGCCATGAACTCATTGCCCGCGAATGGCTGTCCATCGTTCAGAACAGCCCGTTGGCCATTAGTTGA
- a CDS encoding glycoside hydrolase family 9 protein — MKTRKKPLLFTKQIISLCISGSLLLMCALPAAAADSVVGGSSSDSFVTNDSTNLYLPPGGADWNRLKDLLMNDFAYGYGSTVTDETYQGKAAKKIAVDSFWGANYILNGWQTLDISPYENGTLEFDAVGAVGGETFSVGFVDVVTERLVDGEFFTDNDEHPHQTSVTASIPLGEELTTEWKHYSVPLKNIFDSKSIFSSSSVQMLNFTGDNNPKTFWISNIVIKSPDKAESYAPIKVNQVGYIVNSEKYALVSGYYDKLTAVPGTPFQVRKASDMSIAYSGALSLVAAYDASSGEKVLKADFTGLNEPGEYVLTVDGVAEPSVAFKIGDSSIYSTLLKDVQKFFYFQRANEDLLAEHAGIFARTGARKEDHNLPFQSDPTITKDVSGGWWDAGDLGKYVTVGATAISDLLWAYESFPGQFQDHLLNIPESGNGIPDLLDEIKVETDFILKMQDEATGGFYAYVIRDHSPGRYIMDGTASNRLIPTFHTGAAVGALAHAYIVMKDVPGLTDYAETLKAAALRGWNYLEQHPEFIPQPDGPYNSNSDVNDRFYAAATLYRATGEQVYNDYVVAHYLEHAAIFESETFSHNIGSLDRMGFYHYMMGEQPNAAVKTWFTDKFVQWRDIIINASMNKSVWGNSTLDGFYWGANSNNAGIPVGLAIGSRLLGLYNENDRNVASGNLNYLLGVNPLQMSYITGHGERRVTRTIHEIYNGDHLLEMPSGYMPGGPNNNGRYTFNAKAYNNSSIDWETNEQALNYNSPLTFLVAMLSESNSAPAVSVTSYEEGQAIHLNNPQIDWTFLDADDADVQAAYQVQASSNGWETVDVDSGELAGPSGSYTLDGLADGDWSIRVRLKDNRGAWSEWTYRSLIIDTVAPTLNVVLDKETLWPANNRLVKVTATVETGDELSQVKLLSITPSVAVDSYESMVQEADFGTFDTEFMLLAKKAKDMEPLVYTIKYRTVDRAGNVTETSITVTVPHDQSGNK, encoded by the coding sequence ATGAAAACAAGGAAAAAGCCGCTTCTTTTTACCAAACAAATCATTTCTTTATGCATATCCGGTTCACTTCTGCTGATGTGCGCGCTTCCCGCTGCAGCTGCTGACAGCGTCGTCGGCGGTTCCAGTTCAGACAGCTTTGTCACAAACGATTCAACCAATCTATATCTCCCTCCTGGAGGAGCGGACTGGAACAGGCTGAAGGATCTCCTGATGAATGATTTTGCGTACGGCTACGGCAGCACGGTAACCGACGAAACCTATCAGGGTAAGGCAGCGAAGAAAATCGCTGTCGACAGCTTCTGGGGAGCCAATTATATCCTGAACGGTTGGCAGACGTTGGATATAAGCCCGTACGAAAATGGTACATTAGAGTTCGATGCGGTCGGAGCGGTTGGCGGTGAAACCTTCTCCGTGGGATTTGTTGATGTCGTCACGGAACGGCTGGTCGACGGAGAGTTTTTTACGGATAACGATGAGCATCCGCATCAAACCTCTGTGACTGCATCGATTCCGTTAGGAGAGGAACTTACAACAGAATGGAAACATTATTCTGTTCCGCTGAAGAATATCTTTGATTCCAAAAGCATTTTCAGTAGTTCCAGTGTGCAGATGCTGAACTTCACCGGGGATAACAACCCGAAAACGTTCTGGATCAGCAATATTGTCATCAAATCGCCGGATAAGGCGGAAAGCTATGCTCCGATCAAGGTGAATCAGGTCGGTTATATTGTTAATAGCGAGAAATACGCTTTGGTCAGCGGCTATTACGACAAACTGACCGCTGTACCCGGCACACCTTTTCAAGTGAGAAAGGCATCGGATATGAGCATCGCTTACTCCGGCGCGTTGTCCTTGGTTGCAGCCTATGATGCTTCCTCCGGGGAGAAGGTGCTGAAGGCGGACTTCACCGGCCTGAACGAACCGGGCGAATATGTGCTGACTGTGGATGGGGTCGCTGAACCTTCCGTTGCCTTCAAGATTGGAGACAGCAGTATCTATAGCACTCTTTTGAAAGATGTGCAGAAGTTCTTCTACTTCCAGCGCGCCAATGAGGATCTGTTAGCGGAACACGCAGGGATCTTCGCCAGGACCGGCGCTCGCAAGGAAGATCACAACCTTCCGTTCCAGTCCGATCCGACTATTACGAAGGATGTTTCCGGCGGATGGTGGGATGCCGGCGACTTGGGCAAATATGTCACAGTGGGAGCGACAGCCATCTCTGACCTCCTCTGGGCATACGAGAGCTTTCCAGGCCAATTCCAGGACCATTTGTTGAATATCCCGGAAAGCGGAAACGGCATCCCGGATCTGCTGGACGAGATCAAGGTTGAAACGGATTTTATTCTCAAAATGCAGGATGAGGCCACAGGAGGCTTCTATGCTTACGTCATTCGGGATCATTCACCTGGTCGCTATATCATGGATGGAACGGCAAGCAATAGACTCATACCGACGTTCCACACTGGCGCTGCAGTTGGCGCTCTGGCTCATGCGTATATCGTCATGAAGGATGTCCCTGGGTTAACGGATTATGCCGAGACGTTGAAGGCCGCCGCTCTCCGCGGATGGAACTATCTGGAGCAGCATCCGGAATTCATCCCGCAGCCGGATGGTCCATACAACTCTAACAGCGATGTGAACGACCGCTTTTATGCCGCAGCGACGCTGTACCGGGCAACAGGAGAGCAAGTGTATAACGATTACGTCGTCGCTCATTACCTGGAGCATGCTGCTATTTTCGAGAGTGAAACTTTCTCGCACAATATCGGCTCCTTGGATAGGATGGGCTTCTACCATTACATGATGGGGGAGCAGCCGAACGCCGCAGTGAAGACATGGTTTACCGATAAATTTGTACAATGGCGTGACATTATCATCAATGCCAGTATGAATAAATCGGTGTGGGGGAATTCCACCCTGGATGGATTTTATTGGGGAGCGAACTCCAATAATGCCGGTATTCCGGTCGGCCTCGCGATCGGCAGCCGCCTTCTGGGATTGTATAATGAAAATGACCGAAATGTAGCAAGCGGCAATCTGAACTATCTGCTTGGGGTAAACCCGCTGCAGATGAGCTATATTACCGGGCACGGAGAGCGCCGAGTGACTAGAACCATCCATGAAATTTACAATGGCGACCATCTCTTGGAAATGCCGAGCGGTTACATGCCTGGCGGTCCGAACAACAACGGACGCTATACCTTCAACGCCAAGGCTTACAACAATTCCTCCATCGACTGGGAAACCAATGAGCAAGCCTTGAATTACAACTCGCCCCTGACCTTCCTGGTTGCGATGTTGTCCGAATCGAATTCGGCTCCAGCCGTCTCGGTCACCTCGTATGAGGAAGGCCAGGCCATCCATTTAAATAATCCGCAGATTGACTGGACGTTCCTTGACGCCGACGATGCGGATGTACAAGCCGCCTATCAGGTTCAAGCCTCCAGCAACGGTTGGGAAACGGTTGACGTGGACAGCGGTGAATTGGCTGGCCCATCCGGTTCATACACATTGGATGGATTGGCGGACGGAGATTGGTCGATCAGGGTTCGATTGAAGGACAATCGGGGCGCCTGGTCGGAATGGACGTACAGAAGCTTGATCATTGATACGGTTGCTCCTACCCTGAATGTTGTCCTGGATAAGGAAACATTGTGGCCGGCCAACAACCGTCTGGTCAAGGTAACGGCAACCGTTGAAACTGGGGATGAGCTGTCTCAGGTGAAATTGCTTTCCATTACGCCGAGCGTAGCCGTCGACAGCTACGAATCCATGGTACAAGAAGCTGATTT
- a CDS encoding cellulase family glycosylhydrolase codes for MSSKVKSFRIFLLAMVLVVTTVFSGRIPSASAETADFTQLNASQIVFEMGAGWNLGNQLELGSNGTPTESTPNVTQAFIQRVKAAGFKTIRIPVSYLNKIGSAPNYTIDSAWLNRVKTVVDYAYNEGLYVIINIHGDGYNSVPGSWLIVNSNDQTTIRVKYQKVWQQIANTFVNYDEHLIFESMNEEFDGTFGTPNTTYYSNLNAYNQIFVDTVRQTGGNNSARWLLIPGWNTNIDYTVGNYGFVLPTDNYRSSTIPNSEKRIMISVHYYSPWDFCGEESGTITQWGATATNTSKKSTWGQEDYLDSQLKSTYDKFVTQGYPVVVGEFGSADKTAFDSTNNTYRAAFAKAVSATARKYGSVPIIWDNGWNGNYGFGLFNRSTYTITQQGIIDAIMSVMNTSKMKNVTTGLYIDGMGRTTDGSNAGQWSAGTSNNQRWIMEFYGSYYKIKNVATGLYLDGMGRTAAGSISGQWSNGSSWNQRWVLEAYGSNYRIKNVSTGLYLDGGGNTANGSDLKQWSSDPSTNLQWQFVNP; via the coding sequence ATGTCGTCAAAAGTAAAGTCTTTCAGGATCTTTTTGTTAGCCATGGTATTGGTGGTTACAACTGTCTTTTCCGGTCGGATTCCGTCAGCATCTGCAGAAACAGCCGATTTCACGCAATTGAATGCTTCGCAGATTGTTTTTGAAATGGGGGCGGGCTGGAATCTTGGAAACCAGCTTGAACTCGGTTCTAACGGTACGCCCACCGAAAGCACTCCTAATGTCACACAGGCGTTCATTCAAAGGGTAAAGGCAGCAGGATTTAAAACAATCCGTATCCCTGTTTCGTATTTGAATAAGATAGGGAGTGCACCGAATTATACGATTGATTCTGCATGGCTGAACAGAGTGAAAACAGTCGTGGACTATGCCTACAACGAAGGCTTGTATGTCATTATCAACATTCATGGAGACGGTTACAATTCAGTCCCCGGCTCTTGGCTGATAGTCAATTCAAACGATCAAACAACGATTAGGGTCAAATATCAAAAAGTCTGGCAGCAGATTGCTAATACATTTGTCAATTATGATGAGCATTTGATCTTTGAATCCATGAACGAAGAATTTGACGGGACTTTTGGCACACCTAACACCACATACTATTCAAATCTTAATGCTTATAATCAAATCTTTGTAGATACTGTAAGACAAACCGGAGGAAACAATAGTGCAAGATGGCTTCTTATTCCCGGCTGGAATACTAACATTGATTATACTGTAGGTAATTATGGCTTTGTGCTTCCTACAGATAATTATAGATCATCTACAATTCCGAATTCTGAGAAGAGAATCATGATATCCGTTCATTATTACTCGCCTTGGGACTTCTGCGGTGAGGAATCCGGCACCATAACCCAATGGGGAGCAACAGCTACCAACACATCGAAAAAATCCACTTGGGGACAGGAAGATTATTTGGATTCGCAACTGAAGTCTACGTATGATAAATTCGTAACCCAAGGATATCCTGTGGTCGTCGGTGAATTCGGCTCCGCAGATAAAACAGCGTTTGATTCAACGAATAATACGTATCGTGCGGCATTTGCAAAAGCGGTAAGCGCAACAGCCAGGAAATACGGTTCGGTACCGATTATTTGGGATAATGGATGGAATGGAAATTATGGTTTTGGATTGTTTAACAGGTCTACCTATACGATCACACAGCAAGGAATTATTGATGCGATCATGAGTGTCATGAACACTTCTAAAATGAAGAACGTGACCACAGGTTTGTATATTGACGGCATGGGCCGTACCACAGACGGCTCGAATGCAGGCCAATGGAGCGCCGGTACCAGCAATAACCAACGATGGATAATGGAATTCTACGGAAGCTATTACAAAATCAAAAATGTTGCGACAGGTTTGTATCTTGACGGTATGGGCCGTACCGCAGCGGGCTCTATTAGCGGACAGTGGAGCAACGGCTCCAGTTGGAACCAGAGGTGGGTATTGGAAGCCTACGGAAGTAATTATAGGATAAAGAATGTTTCTACCGGTCTTTATTTGGATGGCGGCGGCAATACGGCTAACGGCTCCGACTTGAAACAGTGGAGCAGCGATCCCAGTACCAACCTGCAGTGGCAGTTTGTGAATCCCTGA
- a CDS encoding beta-galactosidase, with product MKDGLQLKVLSLAISGGLLMIKMGVDYYPEHWERAMWDQDADLMRQTGVRLVRLAEFAWSRLEPEEGRYDFAWLDEAIEVFHERGIEVVIGTPTNTPPNWLVERYPDVLPVDALLHPRYPGVRGHRCYNSPSMCLYSEKIVDKLASHYSKHPAVTGWQIDNEFALNECHCDNCSERFREWLSEKYGSLEALNRAWGTVVWSGEYSSWLQIKPPLGGTSFKNPSYLLDWKRFETDSVAQFQQLQVNLLRKRCPGHFVTHNIWSYPMSLDYYKLCDSLDFASLDYYPNTSPEKSDTSGYGGALTLDLTRGIKRGNFWIMETISGPPGCWFPMWRTPQPGFIRAFAWQCISRGADTLVHFRWRSAPVGAEQFWHGLIDHSNVPGRRLEEYSKLCEEVNRLSPLLTGSEVHGEAAILHSHDQYNALQIQPQAEGMDYFDNIKLYHRALTKLGVQTDVVNMTADLSGYRLIVAPSLYLLDERVAGHLEDCVRSGATLIVTNRTGVKNMNNVCRIEPLPGPLAEAAGVYVSEYDPIGKDVHTIRAKNGKTYTCMQWCDILELSGAEPIAWYEDDFFAGKPAAAVHSLGSGKVYYLGTVAEESFYLDFFREASAEAGASLFPDLPEGVQISVRKKKEKRYLFLLNLSRKRQTVTLGQAYPSLLSERRIGPELDMEPYAVEIVELAETGY from the coding sequence GTGAAAGACGGCTTACAATTAAAGGTACTTAGCTTAGCAATCAGTGGAGGGCTGCTTATGATTAAAATGGGTGTGGATTATTATCCGGAGCATTGGGAGCGCGCCATGTGGGATCAGGATGCGGATCTGATGCGGCAGACGGGAGTCCGTCTGGTACGGTTAGCTGAATTTGCCTGGTCGCGTCTGGAGCCGGAGGAAGGACGGTACGATTTCGCATGGTTGGACGAGGCGATAGAGGTTTTCCATGAACGAGGCATCGAGGTCGTGATCGGAACTCCGACCAACACGCCGCCGAATTGGCTGGTGGAGCGGTACCCGGACGTGCTTCCCGTTGACGCCTTGCTGCATCCGCGATATCCCGGTGTGCGCGGACATCGTTGTTATAACAGTCCTTCGATGTGCCTTTATTCGGAGAAAATCGTGGATAAGCTTGCCTCGCATTATTCGAAGCATCCGGCTGTAACCGGATGGCAGATTGATAACGAATTTGCTCTGAACGAGTGCCATTGCGACAATTGCAGCGAGCGGTTCCGAGAATGGCTGTCGGAGAAGTACGGATCTTTGGAGGCTCTTAACCGCGCTTGGGGCACCGTCGTCTGGAGCGGGGAGTACAGCAGTTGGCTGCAAATCAAGCCCCCGCTGGGCGGTACCTCCTTCAAAAACCCGTCTTATTTACTGGACTGGAAAAGGTTCGAAACGGATTCCGTCGCCCAGTTCCAGCAGTTGCAAGTGAATCTTTTGCGGAAACGGTGCCCGGGTCATTTCGTGACGCATAATATTTGGAGCTACCCGATGTCCCTCGACTATTACAAACTCTGCGACTCGCTGGACTTTGCCTCCCTTGACTATTATCCGAACACAAGTCCGGAAAAATCGGATACGAGCGGATACGGCGGGGCACTGACGCTGGACTTGACCCGGGGGATCAAGCGGGGCAACTTCTGGATCATGGAAACGATCAGCGGCCCGCCAGGCTGCTGGTTCCCGATGTGGCGAACGCCGCAGCCGGGGTTTATTCGGGCGTTCGCCTGGCAGTGCATATCGCGCGGTGCAGACACGCTCGTGCATTTCCGGTGGAGAAGCGCTCCGGTCGGCGCCGAGCAATTCTGGCATGGCTTGATCGACCACAGCAACGTTCCGGGCCGCCGGTTAGAGGAGTACAGCAAGCTGTGCGAGGAAGTGAACCGTCTCTCACCGCTGCTGACCGGATCGGAGGTGCATGGCGAAGCGGCCATTCTTCACTCGCACGATCAATACAATGCTCTTCAGATTCAGCCGCAGGCTGAGGGGATGGATTATTTCGACAATATAAAGCTGTATCACCGCGCATTGACCAAGCTGGGCGTTCAGACCGATGTGGTAAATATGACAGCTGATTTAAGCGGATATCGGCTAATCGTCGCCCCCTCTCTCTATTTGCTGGATGAACGCGTGGCAGGCCATTTGGAGGATTGTGTCCGCAGCGGGGCTACCTTGATTGTAACGAATCGCACCGGCGTTAAAAATATGAACAATGTTTGCCGGATTGAACCGCTGCCCGGGCCTCTGGCCGAAGCGGCTGGGGTGTACGTGTCAGAGTATGATCCGATCGGCAAAGACGTCCATACCATTCGGGCGAAGAATGGGAAGACCTATACATGCATGCAATGGTGCGATATTTTGGAGCTTTCCGGCGCGGAACCGATCGCTTGGTACGAAGACGATTTCTTCGCCGGCAAACCGGCCGCTGCGGTTCATTCACTTGGAAGCGGCAAGGTGTATTATTTGGGGACGGTTGCCGAGGAGAGCTTTTATTTGGACTTTTTCCGGGAGGCATCAGCAGAAGCGGGTGCGAGCCTGTTCCCCGATCTGCCGGAGGGCGTCCAAATCTCGGTTCGCAAGAAGAAAGAGAAGCGATATTTGTTCCTATTGAATCTTTCGCGGAAGCGGCAAACTGTAACGCTAGGTCAAGCTTATCCAAGTCTTCTCAGCGAGAGACGGATCGGACCGGAACTTGACATGGAGCCATACGCCGTAGAGATTGTCGAGCTTGCCGAAACCGGCTACTAG